In Oceanobacillus sp. FSL K6-2867, one DNA window encodes the following:
- a CDS encoding SMR family transporter, translating into MMNKAWIYVVLTSLFELIWIYGFNTAAEWWHWALIITAILLDLHFLSKACEGLPTGTVYAIFAAAGTVGTALMDVYLFGGSLSFGKLAFMALLVAGVIGLKLFDSPLTTEKKGEAS; encoded by the coding sequence ATGATGAATAAAGCATGGATTTATGTCGTGCTGACAAGCTTGTTTGAACTAATTTGGATTTATGGTTTTAATACAGCTGCAGAATGGTGGCATTGGGCACTTATCATTACTGCTATTTTATTAGATTTGCATTTCTTATCCAAAGCATGTGAAGGGCTGCCAACTGGTACGGTATATGCAATATTCGCTGCTGCTGGAACAGTAGGAACTGCACTTATGGATGTCTATCTATTTGGTGGAAGTCTAAGCTTCGGTAAATTAGCTTTTATGGCATTACTTGTTGCAGGTGTCATTGGATTAAAATTGTTTGATAGTCCGTTAACTACAGAAAAAAAGGGGGAAGCTAGCTGA
- a CDS encoding SMR family transporter, with protein MGWLLIAGAAVFEMIGVLGLRLYSEKKRFRNGFIYLGGLGMSLMLLYASFEYLLVSVAYSVFIGIGTAGAVLLNMLFFGESKSIPRIISLIAIVIGVTGLKALS; from the coding sequence ATGGGCTGGTTATTGATAGCTGGAGCAGCTGTATTTGAGATGATAGGTGTGTTGGGCTTGCGATTATACAGTGAAAAGAAACGATTCCGTAATGGTTTTATTTATTTAGGCGGATTGGGTATGAGTCTTATGCTGTTGTATGCATCTTTTGAGTATTTACTTGTGAGTGTAGCCTACTCCGTTTTTATAGGGATTGGAACTGCTGGTGCTGTTTTATTGAATATGCTGTTTTTTGGAGAATCAAAAAGCATACCACGGATTATCAGCTTAATTGCTATTGTAATTGGTGTTACGGGTTTAAAAGCATTGTCTTGA